The following proteins are co-located in the Echinicola sp. 20G genome:
- a CDS encoding four helix bundle protein, translating into MSYHIYSFEKLEVYQLARKFRVEIREIVKGFPREEQFELTSQLKRATDSIATNLAEGSGRSSNLDQAHFTNIACSSALETIDHLTTALDLDFISEEIYVSKRLKLDEIINKLNALYRFQLNNKNTLKKRF; encoded by the coding sequence ATGTCCTATCATATCTATTCTTTTGAAAAATTGGAGGTATACCAATTAGCAAGGAAATTTAGGGTAGAAATAAGGGAGATTGTTAAAGGTTTTCCAAGGGAAGAGCAATTTGAGTTAACTAGTCAATTAAAGAGAGCCACTGATAGTATTGCCACTAACTTAGCAGAGGGATCTGGTAGATCTTCTAATTTGGATCAAGCGCACTTTACTAATATTGCTTGTTCAAGTGCATTGGAAACCATAGACCATTTGACTACAGCTTTGGATTTGGATTTTATTTCAGAAGAGATTTATGTCTCTAAAAGGTTGAAGTTAGATGAAATCATCAATAAGTTGAATGCACTTTATAGGTTTCAGTTAAATAATAAGAATACACTTAAAAAGAGATTTTAA
- a CDS encoding GDP-L-fucose synthase — MKKETKVYIAGHRGMVGSAVWRALEAKGYTNLMGKSSKELDLRNQNAVNDFYASEQPDVVIDAAARVGGILANNTYPYQFLMENLQIQNNLIDGAHQAGIEKFIFLGSSCIYPKMAPQPLKEEYLLTSSLEPTNEWYAIAKITGVKACEAIRKQYDKDYVSLMPTNLYGPYDNFDLKTSHVLPAMIRKFHEAKQRGNAPVELWGSGTPMREFLHVEDMADSVVFALENEFQDNLYNVGTGVDLTIKELAELIQKTVGHQGEIVWDSTKPDGTPRKLMDVSKMADAGWKAKINLADGIKDTYQWFLENIDSFKQVKI, encoded by the coding sequence ATGAAGAAAGAAACAAAGGTATATATTGCAGGACATCGTGGGATGGTGGGATCAGCCGTTTGGCGGGCCTTGGAAGCGAAGGGTTATACCAATTTGATGGGTAAGTCCAGTAAAGAGTTGGACTTACGGAATCAAAATGCAGTTAATGATTTTTATGCTTCAGAACAGCCAGATGTTGTAATTGATGCGGCGGCTAGGGTAGGTGGTATCTTAGCCAATAATACCTATCCCTATCAGTTTTTGATGGAGAATTTGCAGATCCAAAATAATTTGATTGATGGAGCCCACCAGGCAGGGATTGAAAAGTTTATATTTTTGGGATCATCCTGCATCTATCCCAAAATGGCCCCTCAGCCACTAAAGGAAGAATACCTTTTGACCTCTTCCCTAGAACCTACCAATGAGTGGTATGCGATTGCTAAGATAACCGGAGTGAAAGCCTGCGAAGCCATTCGCAAGCAATATGATAAGGATTATGTATCCTTGATGCCAACCAATCTCTATGGTCCATATGATAATTTTGACCTAAAAACCTCTCATGTGTTGCCAGCCATGATCCGTAAGTTCCATGAAGCCAAGCAGAGGGGCAATGCGCCTGTAGAGCTATGGGGGTCAGGAACGCCTATGCGAGAATTCTTACATGTGGAAGACATGGCAGATTCGGTAGTCTTTGCTTTGGAGAATGAGTTTCAGGATAATTTGTATAATGTGGGTACCGGAGTGGATTTGACCATCAAAGAGCTGGCCGAACTAATCCAAAAAACTGTCGGCCATCAGGGAGAGATTGTTTGGGACAGTACAAAACCCGATGGTACACCAAGGAAATTGATGGATGTGTCCAAGATGGCGGATGCCGGTTGGAAAGCAAAAATCAACTTAGCTGATGGGATTAAGGATACCTATCAATGGTTCTTGGAGAATATTGATTCCTTCAAGCAAGTCAAAATTTGA
- the rfbF gene encoding glucose-1-phosphate cytidylyltransferase, with the protein MKAVILAGGLGTRLSEETSTKPKPMVEVGGKPILWHIMKIYSYYGINEFIICCGYKGYVIKEYFANYFLHQSDVTFDMKHNEMKVHEKRAEPWKVTLVDTGDATMTGGRLRRVYDYIKDDEAFCFTYGDGVADVDIKELIAFHQSHGKDATLTATYPPGRFGALDIQDRQIKSFKEKPKGDGAMINGGFFVLSPKVVTRIDGDASIWEQSPLMTLAEDDQLMAYPHEGFWQPMDTLRDKMKLEELWESGKAPWKLWK; encoded by the coding sequence ATGAAAGCAGTAATTTTGGCAGGTGGCCTAGGCACCCGATTAAGTGAGGAAACATCCACCAAACCTAAGCCTATGGTCGAAGTAGGAGGTAAACCTATTCTATGGCACATTATGAAAATCTATTCCTATTATGGCATCAATGAATTTATTATTTGTTGTGGCTATAAAGGATATGTGATAAAGGAATACTTTGCTAATTATTTTTTGCACCAATCTGATGTTACTTTTGATATGAAACATAATGAAATGAAGGTACATGAGAAAAGGGCTGAACCGTGGAAAGTGACTTTAGTAGATACCGGAGATGCGACCATGACCGGAGGAAGATTGAGAAGGGTGTATGATTATATCAAAGACGATGAAGCTTTTTGCTTTACTTATGGAGATGGGGTAGCGGATGTGGATATTAAGGAATTGATTGCTTTTCATCAATCGCATGGAAAAGATGCTACCTTGACCGCCACTTATCCTCCGGGAAGGTTCGGTGCCTTGGATATCCAAGACCGACAAATTAAAAGTTTCAAAGAAAAGCCCAAAGGAGATGGTGCCATGATCAATGGAGGTTTCTTTGTATTATCCCCTAAAGTAGTTACTAGAATAGATGGAGATGCATCTATTTGGGAGCAGTCTCCTTTGATGACTTTGGCTGAGGATGATCAATTGATGGCTTATCCGCATGAAGGGTTTTGGCAACCCATGGATACCCTCAGGGATAAGATGAAATTGGAGGAATTATGGGAATCAGGTAAAGCTCCTTGGAAGCTATGGAAATGA
- a CDS encoding FAD-binding oxidoreductase, with translation MPKIFLKNNRSFECGEHETIFEGAKSAGIVLEHSCLNGRCSSCKVQVMKGSSEPLMEELPLKDEDKNNNFILSCIRKPISDMEINAEDLGKYNIPAVKTLPTKIQSIEKLNDTVIKVVLRFPPNQAIEYLPGQYVDIIRGGVKRSYSIANAPKGDRTLTFFIKNYEGGEMSRYWFDEAKVNDLLRVQGPKGTFFLRELDNSKNIVFLATGTGIAPVMAILESIKNQKEGLSIPEVFVFWGGRFKADHFCSLEELNLSINYIPVLSREKLPGIETGYIQQVLLRKNIDLKNSVFYACGSDNMIHESKDLLMAKGINEHNFYSDAFVISN, from the coding sequence ATGCCTAAGATATTTCTTAAAAATAATAGATCATTTGAATGTGGCGAGCATGAAACTATTTTTGAAGGAGCAAAAAGTGCTGGAATAGTTTTAGAACATAGCTGCTTAAATGGTAGATGCTCAAGTTGCAAAGTTCAGGTGATGAAGGGGAGTTCAGAGCCCTTAATGGAAGAATTGCCACTGAAAGATGAGGATAAGAATAATAATTTTATTCTTTCCTGTATTCGCAAGCCGATTTCAGATATGGAAATTAATGCGGAAGATTTAGGGAAATATAATATTCCTGCTGTAAAGACTCTTCCTACAAAAATACAATCCATTGAAAAATTAAATGATACGGTTATAAAAGTGGTATTGCGTTTCCCTCCAAATCAGGCCATTGAATATTTACCTGGTCAGTATGTAGATATTATCAGAGGAGGAGTAAAAAGAAGCTACTCCATAGCCAATGCACCAAAAGGGGATAGAACCTTAACCTTTTTTATTAAAAACTATGAAGGAGGGGAAATGAGTCGGTATTGGTTTGATGAGGCTAAGGTAAATGATCTTTTGAGGGTACAAGGACCTAAAGGGACTTTTTTCCTAAGGGAATTAGATAATAGTAAAAATATAGTGTTTCTCGCTACAGGAACGGGTATTGCCCCTGTGATGGCCATTCTAGAATCTATTAAGAATCAAAAAGAAGGACTTTCAATACCTGAAGTTTTTGTTTTTTGGGGAGGAAGGTTCAAAGCCGATCATTTTTGTTCTTTAGAAGAACTGAACCTATCCATTAACTATATACCTGTGCTATCTCGCGAAAAATTACCGGGGATTGAAACAGGCTATATCCAACAAGTTTTGTTGCGAAAAAATATTGATCTTAAGAATAGTGTTTTTTATGCCTGCGGCTCAGATAATATGATCCATGAGTCGAAGGATTTACTGATGGCTAAAGGCATTAATGAGCATAATTTTTATTCGGACGCATTTGTAATCTCAAATTAA
- the rfbG gene encoding CDP-glucose 4,6-dehydratase yields MEMTGKVTASFWKGKKVFLTGHTGFKGSWLSLWLQSLGADVKGYSLAAPTNPALFNEAKVAGGMQSEDGDIRDLERLKASMRAFNPDVLIHMAAQPLVRLSYKEPIDTYMTNVIGTANVLEAARHCSHLKAIVSVTTDKCYENREWHWGYRENEAMGGHDPYSSSKGCAELVTSAYKRSFFHDQGSAAIASARAGNVIGGGDWAEDRLVPDILKAFEKKEEVIVRNPIATRPWQHVLEPLSGYLVLAEALYHHGSKYAEGWNFGPQDQDCKTVEWILNTMVDLWGEGASWKLDEQANPHEAQLLKLDCSKAAYELKWTPNWHVGDTLERIINWHQSWLEGADVQALCLEEIKSYQNN; encoded by the coding sequence ATGGAAATGACAGGTAAGGTAACAGCAAGTTTTTGGAAAGGTAAGAAAGTATTTCTTACCGGACACACTGGCTTTAAGGGAAGTTGGCTTTCATTATGGTTACAAAGTTTGGGGGCTGATGTAAAAGGCTATTCATTAGCTGCACCTACCAATCCAGCACTTTTTAATGAGGCAAAAGTGGCCGGAGGTATGCAGTCTGAAGATGGAGATATAAGAGACTTGGAAAGATTAAAAGCAAGTATGAGAGCTTTTAATCCAGATGTGCTCATCCATATGGCGGCACAACCCTTGGTGAGACTTTCCTATAAGGAACCTATAGATACCTATATGACCAATGTGATCGGGACAGCAAATGTATTGGAAGCGGCACGGCATTGTAGCCACTTGAAAGCAATAGTTTCTGTTACAACTGATAAGTGCTATGAAAATAGGGAATGGCATTGGGGCTATCGGGAAAATGAAGCTATGGGAGGCCATGACCCCTATAGTAGTAGTAAAGGCTGTGCGGAACTGGTGACTTCAGCTTATAAAAGATCATTTTTTCATGATCAGGGTAGTGCAGCCATCGCTTCGGCTAGAGCAGGGAATGTGATAGGAGGGGGAGATTGGGCGGAAGATAGGTTGGTTCCTGATATTCTTAAAGCTTTTGAAAAGAAAGAGGAAGTTATTGTTAGGAACCCAATTGCCACACGCCCTTGGCAGCATGTTCTGGAACCATTGTCAGGCTACTTGGTATTAGCAGAAGCCTTGTATCATCATGGATCAAAATATGCTGAAGGTTGGAATTTTGGTCCCCAAGATCAGGATTGTAAAACTGTGGAATGGATCCTAAATACTATGGTAGATTTGTGGGGAGAAGGTGCTTCTTGGAAATTGGATGAGCAAGCAAATCCCCATGAAGCGCAATTGCTAAAATTAGATTGTTCCAAAGCTGCTTATGAACTTAAATGGACTCCTAATTGGCATGTAGGGGATACCTTGGAGAGAATTATAAACTGGCATCAATCCTGGTTAGAAGGAGCTGATGTTCAAGCACTATGTTTAGAAGAAATAAAATCATATCAAAATAATTAA
- the rfbH gene encoding lipopolysaccharide biosynthesis protein RfbH, with the protein MEAVRSLETIRKDIQKLVSEYASVAYTEKEFVPGETVIPPSGKVIGEGELSNMVEASLDGWLTTGRFNKAFEKRLADFLGVKHCLTVNSGSSANLVAFSTLTSPKLGDRAIKRGDEVIGVAAGFPTTVNPIVQFGAVPVFVDVDLSTHNINADLVEAAITPKTKAIMLAHTLGNPFNLGKIKEICAKHNLWLVEDCCDALGATYDDQLVGTFGDIATLSFYPAHHITMGEGGAVFTNNDELKLIAESFRDWGRDCYCAPGCDNTCGCRFEQKHGDLPYGYDHKYVYSHAGYNLKISDMQAACALAQMDRLEEFIQKRRDNYTYLYNRLQSLTDFVQLPEPTSNSNPSWFGFPITLKEGAGVNRVDLLRFLDQYKIGTRLLFAGNLIRQPYFHGVEHRVVGELINTDKTMNDTFWIGVYPALGEEHFEFIAEKLEEFFGLNF; encoded by the coding sequence ATGGAAGCGGTTAGAAGTTTAGAGACAATTCGTAAGGATATTCAAAAATTGGTTAGTGAATATGCTTCTGTGGCTTATACAGAGAAAGAGTTTGTACCCGGTGAAACGGTAATCCCACCATCAGGAAAAGTTATCGGTGAGGGTGAACTGAGCAATATGGTTGAGGCTTCTTTGGATGGTTGGTTGACCACGGGTAGGTTTAATAAAGCGTTCGAAAAAAGGCTAGCTGATTTTTTAGGAGTGAAACATTGCCTTACTGTAAATTCTGGATCCTCTGCAAATTTGGTAGCGTTTAGTACATTGACTTCTCCTAAATTAGGTGATAGAGCCATCAAAAGAGGAGATGAAGTTATTGGGGTTGCAGCGGGTTTTCCCACTACAGTCAACCCAATCGTGCAATTTGGAGCGGTGCCTGTTTTTGTGGATGTAGACTTAAGCACTCATAATATCAATGCGGATTTGGTCGAAGCAGCCATTACGCCCAAAACCAAGGCCATTATGCTTGCACATACCCTGGGAAATCCATTTAACCTCGGTAAAATCAAGGAAATCTGTGCTAAGCATAATTTGTGGCTGGTGGAAGACTGCTGTGATGCCTTGGGAGCAACCTATGATGATCAGTTGGTTGGTACCTTTGGAGATATTGCTACTTTGAGTTTTTATCCTGCCCACCATATCACCATGGGAGAAGGAGGAGCAGTATTTACCAATAATGATGAGTTAAAGCTTATTGCTGAATCATTTAGAGATTGGGGTAGAGATTGTTATTGTGCCCCTGGCTGTGATAATACCTGTGGTTGTCGCTTTGAGCAGAAGCACGGGGATCTTCCTTATGGTTATGATCATAAATATGTCTATTCCCATGCAGGTTATAATTTAAAAATTTCAGATATGCAGGCTGCCTGTGCTTTAGCGCAGATGGATCGATTGGAGGAGTTTATTCAAAAAAGAAGGGATAATTATACTTATTTATACAATAGACTGCAATCGCTTACTGATTTTGTGCAATTACCTGAGCCTACTTCCAATAGTAATCCTTCTTGGTTCGGTTTTCCAATCACCTTAAAAGAAGGGGCAGGAGTCAATCGAGTAGATTTGTTGAGGTTTTTGGACCAATATAAAATTGGCACTAGATTATTATTTGCTGGTAATTTAATTAGGCAACCTTATTTCCATGGGGTAGAACATAGGGTCGTAGGAGAGCTGATCAATACAGATAAGACCATGAATGACACTTTTTGGATTGGTGTCTATCCTGCGTTAGGAGAAGAGCATTTTGAGTTTATTGCAGAGAAATTGGAAGAATTCTTTGGATTGAACTTTTAA
- a CDS encoding GNVR domain-containing protein yields the protein MNTTPNTAPNTDDEIDLLALAKTVWNQRKLVLRIVGLFVTLGFLVAIFSPKEFTASGTYLPQTSNGGKPGGSLGGIASLAGINLGTVNGGSEIPPTLYPKIVSSIPFKKKMLNAPLKFLEIDEEVTYRKYYEEYHSPGVLGYVKKYTVGLPGLLIKALKGEVEEKQAEYNEGGVMIVSLEEMEHFRRLGSQLVVSFNEKEGFVQLSVTMPEAKASAQMAKYAEVLLHQEVIDFKVKNAQEQLKFTEASFKNKKKEFESIQNRLARYRDRNQNISSSVALNQLEKLESEYNLAFSVYTEMAKQLEQAKLQVSKDTPVFSVIDPITIPAEKSAPKRPLILFIFIVIGLMIALGVVFGREYLDGVREEWNK from the coding sequence ATGAATACTACACCAAATACAGCTCCGAATACAGACGACGAAATCGACCTGCTTGCCCTAGCAAAAACTGTTTGGAACCAACGTAAATTGGTTCTCCGTATCGTGGGACTTTTTGTAACCCTAGGCTTTTTGGTGGCAATTTTTTCTCCTAAGGAATTTACTGCAAGTGGAACTTACCTGCCTCAGACTTCCAACGGGGGTAAGCCTGGGGGGAGTTTAGGTGGTATAGCTTCGTTGGCCGGTATCAACTTAGGAACAGTCAATGGGGGCTCAGAAATTCCTCCAACTTTATACCCAAAAATTGTAAGCAGTATTCCTTTTAAAAAGAAAATGTTAAACGCTCCTCTAAAGTTTTTGGAAATTGATGAAGAAGTTACTTATAGAAAGTATTATGAGGAATATCATTCTCCAGGAGTTTTAGGTTATGTAAAAAAATATACTGTAGGTTTACCTGGTTTGTTAATTAAGGCATTAAAAGGAGAAGTGGAGGAGAAACAAGCTGAGTATAATGAGGGGGGAGTTATGATTGTTTCTCTAGAAGAAATGGAGCATTTTAGAAGGCTGGGTAGTCAACTTGTGGTATCATTTAATGAAAAAGAGGGTTTTGTACAATTATCAGTTACTATGCCTGAAGCAAAGGCTTCTGCTCAAATGGCTAAATATGCAGAGGTCTTATTACACCAAGAGGTTATCGATTTCAAAGTAAAAAATGCTCAAGAGCAACTGAAGTTTACAGAAGCAAGTTTTAAAAATAAGAAGAAGGAGTTTGAGTCGATACAAAATCGATTGGCTAGATACAGAGACCGAAATCAGAACATTTCCAGCTCTGTGGCCTTAAATCAATTAGAAAAGTTAGAATCCGAATATAATCTGGCCTTTTCGGTTTATACAGAAATGGCTAAACAACTTGAGCAAGCCAAATTACAAGTCAGTAAGGATACTCCAGTTTTTTCAGTGATAGACCCCATTACTATTCCGGCAGAAAAGTCTGCTCCAAAAAGACCTTTGATTTTGTTTATTTTTATTGTTATTGGGCTTATGATTGCTTTAGGAGTTGTGTTCGGAAGAGAGTATTTGGATGGTGTTAGAGAGGAGTGGAATAAATAA
- a CDS encoding NAD(P)-dependent oxidoreductase has protein sequence MKKILITGLNGFLGSHLASVLSDSNYDVIGLVRRSSDLNRVGKERYRLYFSDEKYSLDQLFDENEIFAVIHTATIYRAKETVNELIDTNLKLPVQLMEYVEKYKVKLFINTDTFFNNESSNYNYLGNYTLSKKHCIEWLRDIQESCTLVNMKLHHIYGPYDSDTKFVTNITKKISEGVESISLTDCTQKRDFIYISDVCKAYEKVIDNFSRLKKYSEFEVGTGVSTSVYDFITKIKELSNSSSVLRFGDLPQREGEPMFNQADVSALEHLGWFPEYSLDEGINELLKSF, from the coding sequence ATGAAGAAAATTTTAATTACTGGGCTAAATGGTTTCTTAGGAAGCCATTTAGCTTCAGTTTTATCCGATTCAAATTACGATGTAATTGGTCTGGTTAGGCGCTCGAGTGATCTAAATAGAGTGGGAAAAGAAAGATATAGACTATATTTTTCGGATGAAAAATATAGTCTTGATCAATTGTTTGATGAAAATGAAATTTTTGCAGTAATTCATACGGCTACAATATATCGAGCTAAAGAGACTGTAAATGAGTTGATAGATACCAACTTAAAACTGCCAGTACAGTTAATGGAGTATGTCGAAAAATATAAAGTTAAATTATTTATTAATACGGATACTTTCTTTAACAATGAATCCTCTAATTATAATTATTTGGGAAATTATACGCTTTCCAAAAAACACTGTATTGAATGGTTAAGAGATATACAAGAATCTTGTACCCTTGTCAATATGAAATTACACCATATATATGGTCCATATGATTCAGATACAAAGTTCGTAACTAACATCACGAAAAAAATATCTGAAGGTGTAGAGTCAATTAGCCTTACCGATTGTACTCAGAAGAGAGACTTTATTTATATTTCAGACGTCTGTAAGGCTTATGAGAAAGTTATTGATAATTTTTCAAGGTTAAAAAAGTATTCGGAATTTGAGGTGGGAACTGGAGTAAGCACTTCAGTGTATGATTTTATCACGAAAATTAAAGAGCTTTCAAATAGTTCTTCTGTTTTAAGGTTTGGGGATCTTCCTCAAAGAGAAGGGGAACCCATGTTTAATCAAGCTGATGTTTCAGCGTTGGAGCATTTGGGTTGGTTTCCAGAATATAGTTTAGATGAGGGGATCAATGAATTGTTGAAATCCTTTTAG
- the gmd gene encoding GDP-mannose 4,6-dehydratase, with translation MEKNQKVALITGITGQDGAYLAELLLGKGYKVHGIKRRASLFNTDRIDHLYEDPHVKNPQLVLHYGDLTDSMNLTRIIQETQPDEIYNLGAMSHVKVSFDSPEYVANVDGMGTLRILEAVRILGLEQKTRIYQASTSELYGGMEENKNAQGVYDEKSPFYPRSPYGVAKIYGFWITKNYREAYNMFACNGILFNHESPRRGETFVTRKITRAVSKIALGLQKELFMGNLDAKRDWGHAKDYVRAMWLILQQEQPEDFVIATGVTTKVREFIRMAFAHIGFNLRFEGEGVDEVGILDSIDEKQFELATGSDLSSSSVKQLINQTIVKIDPRYFRPTEVDLLIGDPTKSKTQLGWEPEYDLRGLVKDMMISDIKLFQRDIHLLDGGHKVLNQAE, from the coding sequence ATGGAAAAGAATCAAAAAGTCGCCCTAATTACGGGTATTACAGGACAGGATGGGGCCTATTTGGCGGAATTACTTTTAGGAAAAGGCTATAAGGTACATGGGATCAAAAGAAGGGCCTCTTTGTTCAATACCGATCGTATCGACCATTTGTATGAAGATCCTCACGTCAAGAACCCTCAATTAGTGCTACATTATGGGGACTTGACAGATTCAATGAATTTGACCAGAATTATTCAGGAAACCCAACCCGATGAGATTTATAATCTCGGGGCCATGTCGCATGTCAAGGTATCCTTTGATTCCCCTGAATATGTGGCCAATGTGGATGGAATGGGAACTTTAAGGATCTTGGAAGCAGTAAGGATTTTAGGCCTAGAACAGAAAACCAGAATTTATCAAGCCTCTACCTCTGAACTGTATGGGGGGATGGAAGAAAATAAAAATGCGCAAGGGGTGTATGATGAAAAATCTCCTTTTTATCCCCGATCACCCTATGGCGTCGCGAAAATATATGGTTTTTGGATCACAAAAAATTACCGAGAGGCGTATAATATGTTTGCCTGTAATGGGATATTGTTTAACCATGAATCTCCGAGAAGAGGAGAGACGTTTGTAACAAGAAAAATCACAAGAGCCGTTTCTAAAATTGCTTTAGGGCTTCAAAAAGAGCTCTTTATGGGTAACCTGGATGCCAAGCGTGATTGGGGACATGCGAAAGATTATGTGCGGGCCATGTGGTTGATCCTTCAGCAAGAGCAGCCAGAGGATTTCGTTATTGCTACTGGGGTTACTACTAAAGTACGTGAGTTTATTAGGATGGCTTTCGCCCATATTGGCTTTAATCTGAGGTTTGAAGGTGAAGGAGTAGATGAAGTAGGGATTTTGGACAGCATTGATGAAAAGCAATTTGAACTTGCCACTGGTAGTGATTTATCCAGTTCATCAGTAAAACAATTAATCAATCAGACTATAGTAAAGATTGATCCAAGGTATTTTAGACCTACAGAAGTAGATTTATTGATTGGAGATCCTACCAAATCCAAAACCCAATTGGGATGGGAACCAGAATATGACTTAAGGGGTTTGGTGAAAGATATGATGATCTCTGATATTAAATTGTTCCAAAGGGATATCCATTTATTGGATGGGGGGCATAAAGTTTTAAATCAAGCTGAATAG
- a CDS encoding GxxExxY protein, translating into MNVNDITGKILSSAYKVHTALGPGLLESSYQACLKYELAKEGLLVELEKALPLVYEEVKLDCGYRIDMLVENQVIVELKTVEQFTDVHLAQVLTYLKLSNKKIGLLLSFNTKSFKNGIKRVVL; encoded by the coding sequence ATGAATGTAAACGATATTACAGGAAAGATTTTATCATCAGCATATAAAGTCCACACCGCTTTAGGCCCGGGACTATTAGAATCCTCTTATCAGGCTTGCCTAAAATATGAGTTGGCAAAAGAAGGCTTATTGGTAGAATTAGAGAAAGCTCTTCCTTTAGTCTATGAAGAGGTTAAACTAGATTGTGGGTATAGAATTGATATGCTTGTGGAGAATCAGGTTATAGTTGAACTAAAGACCGTCGAACAATTTACTGATGTTCATTTGGCTCAGGTATTAACTTATTTGAAACTTTCAAATAAAAAGATAGGCTTGCTGTTAAGTTTTAACACCAAGAGTTTTAAAAATGGAATTAAAAGAGTAGTGCTTTAA